One Brassica oleracea var. oleracea cultivar TO1000 chromosome C7, BOL, whole genome shotgun sequence genomic window carries:
- the LOC106303936 gene encoding actin-related protein 2/3 complex subunit 2A-like — MMLQPHSRFLLQTLLTRAHNLDKAVELDYQWIEFDDVRYHVQVTMKNPSILLLSVSLPNPPPEAMSFDGLPLGAIEAIKTAYGTGFQILDPPRDGFSLTLKLNFSKLRPDEAYRNSLLTKLASIREVVMGAPLKIILRHLASRSVAPELDRLVAIMHRPNETFFLVPQADKVTVAFPMRFKDSVDTILATSFLKQFVEARRAASLSSAPSCSWSPTAPQELEGAPKETLSANAGFVTFVIMPRHVEGEKLDRTVWNLSTFHAYVSYHVKCSEGFMHTRMRRRVESMIQALDQAKPMEKTRSMNNKSFKRLGLNDVNSK; from the exons ATGATGTTGCAGCCGCATTCGAGGTTCCTCCTTCAGACGCTGTTGACGCGTGCTCACAA TCTTGATAAAGCAGTGGAGCTAGATTATCAATGGATCGAGTTTGATGATGTTCGCTACCATGTCCAG GTGACAATGAAGAACCCAAGCATCTTGTTGCTTTCGGTTTCCTTACCAAACCCACCACCTGAAGCAATGTCCTTTGATGGACTTCCACTGGGAGCTATAGAAGCTATTAAAACCGCTTACGGGACTGGCTTTCAGATCCTTGATCCTCCTAGAGATGGTTTTAGTCTTACCCTCAAGCTTAATTTCTCCAAACTTCGCCCAGACGAAG CGTACAGAAACTCGTTGTTAACGAAGCTAGCTTCCATTAGAGAGGTGGTGATGGGTGCGCCCTTGAAAATCATCCTCAGACATTTAGCTTCAAGGTCTGTTGCTCCTGAGCTGGATAGGCTCGTAGCAATTATGCATAGACCTAATGAGACATTTTTCCTTGTGCCTCAG GCGGATAAAGTGACGGTGGCTTTTCCTATGAGGTTTAAAGACTCTGTAGATACAATTCTAGCGACGTCCTTCCTAAAG CAATTTGTAGAGGCGAGGCGGGCGGCTTCTCTGAGTAGTGCTCCTTCTTGTTCGTGGTCTCCAACCGCACCCCAGGAGCTGGAAGGAGCTCCTAAAGAAACACTCTCTGCTAATGCCGGTTTTGTAACTTTTG TCATTATGCCTCGGCATGTGGAGGGGGAGAAACTCGATCGTACCGTCTGGAACTTGTCAACCTTTCATGCGTATGTTAGTTACCACGTCAAG TGCTCAGAGGGATTTATGCATACCAGGATGCGACGTCGTGTGGAATCTATGATTCAG GCTCTAGATCAAGCTAAGCCAATGGAGAAAACAAGATCCATGAATAATAAGTCATTTAAACGTCTG GGACTCAACGATGTCAATTCCAAGTAG